In a genomic window of uncultured Flavobacterium sp.:
- the murQ gene encoding N-acetylmuramic acid 6-phosphate etherase: MPNKNPETEQESLYKNLDQMSTKELLININTEDKKVPLIVEKQIPKIEKLVKAIVKKMQLGGRLFYIGAGTSGRIGILDASECPPTFGVPHDMIIGIIAGGDTAIRKAVENAEDDTEQAWKDLSKHQISSLDFIIGIAASGNTPYVLGGLKKAKENNIKTGSISCISKGLIAEVADYPIEVVVGPEFLTGSTRMKAGTAQKLTLNMISTSVMIKLGKIKGNKMVDMQLSNEKLVKRAIKMIMEELNIEHDLAAELLQKHKSVRAVLQENIATK; this comes from the coding sequence ATGCCAAACAAAAACCCTGAAACCGAACAAGAATCTCTGTATAAAAATTTAGACCAAATGAGCACCAAAGAATTGCTCATAAACATAAATACCGAAGATAAAAAAGTACCACTTATTGTTGAAAAACAAATTCCGAAGATTGAAAAACTGGTAAAAGCAATTGTAAAAAAAATGCAGCTTGGCGGACGTTTATTTTACATTGGAGCCGGAACTTCCGGACGTATCGGGATTCTGGATGCTTCTGAATGTCCGCCAACTTTTGGCGTTCCACACGATATGATTATCGGAATTATCGCTGGCGGAGATACTGCCATCAGAAAAGCAGTCGAAAATGCCGAAGACGACACAGAACAAGCCTGGAAAGATTTATCGAAACATCAAATTTCGAGTTTGGATTTTATCATTGGAATTGCTGCTTCGGGAAACACGCCTTATGTTTTAGGCGGACTTAAAAAAGCCAAAGAAAACAACATTAAAACCGGTAGTATTTCCTGCATTAGCAAAGGTTTAATTGCTGAAGTTGCCGATTATCCAATAGAAGTTGTTGTTGGTCCGGAATTTTTAACCGGAAGTACACGTATGAAAGCCGGAACCGCTCAAAAGCTAACTTTAAATATGATCTCAACTTCGGTTATGATTAAACTGGGAAAAATCAAAGGCAACAAAATGGTTGACATGCAATTGTCTAACGAAAAACTGGTAAAAAGAGCCATTAAAATGATTATGGAAGAACTTAATATCGAACACGATCTTGCTGCCGAATTGCTTCAAAAACACAAAAGCGTCAGAGCTGTTTTACAGGAAAATATCGCTACGAAATAA
- a CDS encoding RagB/SusD family nutrient uptake outer membrane protein gives MKKIFIPIVALSLLFASCNEEYVDPTKPSQELVFGTREGIIGAANGLQQLWTIERISPVYNTITGNGFTTKELRLLNAGNVDEGELSVGGGVLSTKNQVVNNLWSQCLVIKSESQKVIDHIDVLTSENEKASVLVHATIFKAMAITTLVQYFQSVPLKTGKNASFDSRADVLTEAIKILKATEPLLDKATGFSGLVAGVNYKNSVYALLARTYLMAGDYDNAIAYANLVDLSVKSIFAFDQISANPIAYISITTNNVFQPVDLTLGLPASLAPDSADGRLNFYIKPGSNPTVATGFFDSNIKPIPLYLPGEMMLIKAEGYARKDNLPQAIIELNKVLTKTAAADTYGIGANLASYTGAVTKPAILTEIYRNRCIEMYMSSLKLEDSRRFDRPGAGTTGAERNRNWYPYPDSERNNNTNTPPDPAI, from the coding sequence ATGAAAAAAATATTCATCCCTATAGTAGCTCTTTCACTGCTTTTTGCAAGTTGTAATGAAGAGTATGTTGACCCAACAAAACCGTCTCAGGAATTGGTTTTTGGAACCAGAGAAGGAATCATTGGTGCTGCCAACGGATTACAACAACTTTGGACTATCGAGCGTATTAGTCCTGTTTACAACACGATTACCGGAAATGGATTTACAACAAAAGAATTGCGATTGCTAAATGCCGGAAATGTTGACGAAGGTGAACTTTCTGTAGGTGGCGGCGTACTTTCGACCAAAAATCAAGTCGTAAACAATCTGTGGTCACAATGTTTGGTGATTAAATCTGAATCTCAAAAAGTTATCGATCATATTGATGTATTAACTTCGGAAAATGAAAAAGCGAGTGTTCTTGTTCATGCTACAATTTTCAAGGCAATGGCGATTACAACTCTTGTACAATATTTTCAAAGTGTACCTTTAAAAACAGGGAAAAATGCCTCTTTTGATTCCAGAGCAGATGTCTTAACCGAAGCAATTAAAATTCTAAAAGCAACAGAACCTTTATTGGACAAAGCAACAGGATTTTCTGGTTTAGTAGCCGGAGTTAATTATAAAAATTCCGTTTATGCGCTTTTAGCAAGAACCTATTTAATGGCAGGAGATTATGACAATGCTATTGCTTATGCCAACTTGGTCGATCTTTCGGTTAAATCAATATTTGCTTTCGATCAGATTAGTGCAAATCCAATTGCTTATATTTCGATTACGACAAATAATGTTTTTCAACCTGTTGATTTAACGTTAGGATTACCGGCAAGTTTAGCGCCTGATAGCGCAGACGGAAGATTGAATTTCTACATTAAACCGGGCTCAAATCCTACGGTTGCAACTGGTTTCTTTGATTCAAATATTAAACCAATTCCGCTTTATTTACCGGGCGAAATGATGTTAATCAAAGCCGAAGGATATGCCCGTAAAGACAATTTACCACAAGCAATTATCGAATTAAATAAAGTTTTGACCAAAACTGCAGCAGCAGATACTTACGGAATTGGAGCGAATCTTGCGTCATATACGGGAGCGGTTACAAAACCCGCAATTTTAACCGAGATTTACAGAAATCGCTGTATCGAAATGTATATGTCAAGTCTGAAACTGGAAGACAGCAGAAGATTTGATCGTCCGGGCGCAGGAACTACCGGAGCCGAAAGAAACCGAAACTGGTATCCTTATCCGGATTCTGAGAGAAATAATAATACAAATACTCCGCCAGATCCTGCTATCTAA
- a CDS encoding SusC/RagA family TonB-linked outer membrane protein: MKKLLFILFGIILFAQPVLAQTKTVTGTITSSTDGLSLPGVSVLIEGTSKSTVTDLDGKFSIAVNEGETLVFTFVGFAPKKAKITADTNSVNLKMTEELNTLSEVVVLGSTVRATRKELGNAVTSIKGEDLVKAQPGGLSTALQGKIAGAQVSQNSGDPAGGFSIKLRGTSSILGSSDPLYVIDGVVLNNATTNVTNLNVTSGNSNMQIGQNRSADINPNDIQSVEVLNGGAAAAIYGSRAANGVVLITTKKGVAGETRYTFSTSVTSNQIRKKLDMNMSDKQFVNASPALFPIQGNPASPTTVTVLGRNLETRTTDVKRYDYQDDIFGTGVGTDTYFSLQGGDEKTKYFASLGYLVNEGIVKNTDFKRAGVKVRLKHDFNSKLSATVGLNYVNSSSNEKPDGNVFWSPINAINITNNTYDIHQRDVNGNLMAVDPNRVNPLSIIETFKITQNTDRIISDLQLNYTPFKNFNADLIFGIDNYNQRGNVFIPRYPYVVNPAYYNDGYVSEASNRVVQFNNDLNLRYLWNINDKWKATTYGGYNVQTYRDDFVAIEGRNLKPFIETINAFNTLIPGSPSSSQSKYNLWGYYLQETVGYKDKLYMTVALRQDASTIFSSDNRSQFYPKASASYVLSDEKFMEGIHDAVSSVRFRASWGKSGSLTAIKPYARFTNYSTGTLLGNSTFTIEGFKQGNLDLKPEQSVTYEVGGDFGFLKDRLNLSFSYYNADIDDLLLPVQLAASEGATNTIKNIGQMNNKGYEINLKYDLIKKENLHVDVFVNYSSNRNKVTGLPQQRFKLDSNLAGAPVFVEMNKPIGIFYGTYFARNSDGSLLLTPDGYPQTEKGDVNTGAPQRDANGQPTGTILNKQIGNPNPDYVIAFGANVNYKKFGLSILFDGVQGVDVFDADYRTRQGVGSGTIVTKELNGELPRGYIWSIYNIEEFRVVDGSYLKLREVSLNYSFGKINNFFDDLTITASGRNLISWDNFTSFDPETNSGGQSSVAKYNFGTVPIPSSYSLAVKVQF, from the coding sequence ATGAAAAAACTATTATTTATTTTATTTGGAATTATTTTGTTTGCTCAACCCGTTCTTGCGCAAACAAAAACCGTAACCGGTACAATTACGAGTAGTACAGACGGACTTTCTCTACCAGGAGTATCCGTTTTGATTGAAGGAACCTCAAAAAGTACCGTAACTGATTTAGACGGAAAATTTAGCATCGCAGTAAACGAAGGCGAAACCCTCGTTTTTACTTTCGTTGGATTTGCGCCTAAAAAAGCCAAAATTACAGCCGATACCAACTCCGTTAATCTTAAAATGACCGAAGAGCTCAACACGCTTTCTGAAGTTGTTGTTCTGGGTTCTACTGTACGTGCGACACGTAAAGAACTTGGAAATGCTGTAACGAGCATAAAAGGCGAAGATTTGGTTAAAGCACAACCCGGAGGTCTTTCGACAGCTTTGCAGGGAAAAATTGCCGGAGCACAGGTTTCTCAAAACTCAGGAGATCCTGCCGGAGGTTTCAGTATTAAACTTAGAGGAACTTCATCTATTTTAGGTTCTTCAGATCCATTATATGTTATTGACGGTGTGGTTTTGAACAATGCCACAACCAATGTAACGAACCTGAATGTAACGTCAGGAAATTCTAATATGCAAATTGGTCAAAACAGATCTGCAGATATTAATCCCAACGACATACAAAGCGTAGAGGTTTTGAACGGAGGTGCTGCCGCAGCAATTTACGGATCAAGAGCTGCAAATGGTGTAGTTTTAATTACAACTAAAAAAGGTGTCGCTGGCGAAACGAGATATACTTTTTCGACGAGCGTGACTTCAAACCAAATCCGAAAAAAACTGGACATGAATATGTCTGATAAGCAGTTTGTAAATGCTTCTCCGGCATTGTTCCCAATTCAGGGAAATCCTGCAAGTCCAACTACAGTTACCGTTCTTGGTCGAAATCTTGAAACCAGAACTACTGATGTAAAACGATACGATTATCAGGATGATATTTTTGGTACAGGCGTTGGAACTGACACTTACTTCTCTCTTCAAGGCGGCGACGAGAAAACCAAATATTTTGCTTCTCTTGGGTATCTGGTAAATGAAGGAATTGTAAAAAATACCGATTTTAAAAGAGCCGGAGTCAAAGTGAGATTAAAGCATGATTTTAATTCAAAATTGTCAGCTACGGTAGGATTAAATTACGTGAATTCAAGTTCGAATGAAAAACCGGATGGAAACGTTTTCTGGAGTCCAATTAATGCTATAAACATTACCAATAATACTTACGACATTCATCAAAGAGATGTGAACGGCAATTTAATGGCTGTTGATCCAAATAGAGTTAATCCGCTTTCGATAATAGAAACTTTCAAAATCACACAAAATACAGATCGTATTATTTCGGATTTACAATTGAATTATACGCCTTTTAAAAATTTCAATGCCGATTTAATTTTTGGTATCGATAATTACAATCAAAGAGGAAATGTATTTATTCCAAGATATCCTTATGTGGTAAATCCAGCGTATTATAACGACGGTTATGTTTCTGAAGCTAGTAACAGAGTTGTACAATTTAACAATGATTTGAACTTAAGATATCTTTGGAATATCAACGATAAATGGAAAGCTACAACTTACGGAGGTTACAACGTACAAACCTATCGTGATGATTTTGTAGCTATCGAAGGTCGTAACTTAAAACCTTTTATTGAAACTATAAATGCTTTTAATACATTGATTCCGGGTTCTCCGAGTTCTAGTCAGTCCAAATATAATTTATGGGGATATTATCTTCAGGAAACTGTTGGTTATAAAGACAAACTTTATATGACTGTTGCTCTAAGACAAGATGCATCGACTATTTTCTCAAGCGATAACCGATCTCAGTTTTATCCAAAAGCAAGTGCGAGTTATGTACTTTCTGACGAAAAATTTATGGAAGGCATTCATGACGCAGTAAGTTCGGTACGTTTTAGAGCTTCTTGGGGAAAATCAGGAAGTTTAACGGCGATTAAACCTTATGCCCGTTTTACCAATTATTCTACAGGAACCCTTTTAGGAAACAGTACTTTTACTATTGAAGGTTTCAAACAAGGAAACTTAGACTTAAAACCGGAACAAAGTGTTACGTATGAAGTTGGTGGTGATTTTGGTTTCCTAAAAGATCGTCTGAATTTATCTTTCAGTTATTACAATGCTGATATTGATGATTTGTTGTTACCAGTTCAATTGGCGGCTTCTGAAGGAGCTACAAATACCATTAAAAACATTGGACAAATGAACAATAAAGGGTATGAAATCAATTTGAAATATGATCTGATCAAAAAAGAGAATTTACATGTTGACGTTTTTGTAAACTATAGCAGCAACAGAAATAAAGTAACTGGATTACCGCAACAGCGTTTTAAATTAGACAGCAATTTAGCCGGAGCTCCGGTTTTTGTAGAGATGAACAAACCAATCGGGATTTTCTACGGTACTTATTTTGCCCGAAATTCAGACGGAAGTTTATTGCTAACTCCAGACGGATATCCTCAAACTGAAAAAGGTGATGTAAATACCGGAGCGCCACAAAGAGATGCTAACGGACAGCCAACAGGAACTATTTTGAACAAACAAATTGGTAATCCAAATCCGGATTATGTTATCGCGTTTGGAGCTAATGTTAATTACAAAAAATTCGGTCTTTCTATATTATTTGATGGCGTTCAGGGCGTAGATGTTTTTGATGCCGATTATAGAACCAGACAAGGTGTAGGATCAGGAACAATTGTAACCAAAGAACTTAACGGAGAATTACCTCGTGGTTATATATGGTCGATTTACAACATCGAAGAGTTTAGAGTTGTTGACGGAAGCTACCTAAAATTAAGAGAAGTTTCTTTGAATTATTCTTTCGGAAAAATAAACAACTTCTTTGATGATTTAACGATTACAGCAAGTGGAAGAAACCTGATTTCATGGGATAATTTCACCAGTTTTGATCCGGAAACCAATTCTGGCGGACAATCATCGGTTGCTAAATACAATTTTGGAACAGTGCCAATTCCAAGTTCATACTCATTGGCCGTAAAAGTTCAATTTTAA